In Rubrivirga sp. SAORIC476, a single window of DNA contains:
- a CDS encoding CDP-alcohol phosphatidyltransferase family protein: MLPAMKHVPNALTVGRIIAAPVCLYLLWTGTVWGQLAGAVLFILAAITDWLDGRLAREYGVSSRLGQFLDPLADKVLVLGAFFLIPFLEPIGTGLTAPAGAWLPWLAIGAIAARDVAVTVLRTVYERQGRSLATSTAAKWKTAWQLTFLITAFVFLAGRHLEAMGGALGALGQFLSAALVSPAALVFLVVTAAVTVYTGVLYFRSPTST; encoded by the coding sequence GTGCTCCCCGCGATGAAGCACGTCCCGAATGCCCTCACCGTTGGCCGCATCATCGCGGCCCCGGTGTGCCTGTACCTGCTCTGGACCGGCACCGTCTGGGGACAGCTGGCCGGTGCGGTGCTGTTCATCCTGGCGGCCATCACCGACTGGCTGGACGGGCGGCTGGCGCGCGAGTACGGCGTTTCCTCCCGCCTCGGGCAGTTTCTGGACCCCCTCGCCGACAAGGTGCTGGTGCTCGGCGCCTTCTTCCTGATCCCGTTTCTGGAGCCGATCGGCACAGGGCTGACGGCGCCGGCGGGCGCGTGGCTGCCGTGGCTCGCCATCGGCGCCATCGCAGCGCGGGACGTGGCGGTGACGGTGCTGCGGACCGTGTACGAGCGCCAGGGGCGATCGCTCGCCACGTCCACGGCTGCCAAGTGGAAGACGGCCTGGCAGCTTACGTTTCTGATCACCGCGTTTGTGTTTCTCGCCGGGCGCCACTTGGAAGCGATGGGCGGCGCGCTCGGGGCGCTCGGGCAGTTTCTCTCCGCTGCCCTCGTGTCTCCGGCCGCCCTCGTCTTCCTGGTCGTGACCGCCGCCGTGACGGTCTACACCGGCGTCCTCTACTTCCGCTCGCCGACGTCCACGTGA
- a CDS encoding NFACT RNA binding domain-containing protein: MARKEPVFAEYDTHDIDGYEVLVGKTARDNDRLTFKVARPNDVWLHVGGGTPGSHVVVRTPEGEEVPRWVVKKAAELAVRHSKAKNATGKVDVHVCRACDVTKPRGAKAGSVQLRRYESVKVYPAST, encoded by the coding sequence ATGGCCCGCAAGGAACCCGTCTTCGCCGAGTACGACACGCACGATATCGACGGCTACGAGGTGCTCGTCGGCAAGACGGCGCGCGACAACGACCGGCTCACGTTCAAGGTGGCCCGGCCCAACGACGTCTGGCTCCACGTGGGCGGGGGCACGCCCGGTAGCCACGTTGTCGTGCGGACGCCGGAGGGGGAGGAGGTGCCGCGGTGGGTCGTGAAGAAGGCCGCCGAGCTGGCCGTCCGCCACTCCAAGGCCAAGAACGCGACCGGCAAGGTGGACGTCCACGTCTGCCGTGCGTGTGACGTGACCAAGCCGCGCGGCGCGAAGGCAGGCTCGGTGCAACTGAGGCGCTACGAGTCGGTGAAGGTGTACCCGGCGAGCACGTAG
- a CDS encoding LacI family DNA-binding transcriptional regulator has product MSVTIHDVARRAGVSIATVSRVLNNTCKVREDKRLLVLEAARDLGYSPNPAALSLLNKKTGALGVLLPSVHGEFFSELLNTLDEAARENELILVISTSHRHEAEFQKAMQFLDKRVDGLIVMAPELDAPAAASILHTGAPVVFINTYAEGLPADVFNFDNYGGSRALTQHLLDQGHRKIALVLGPQTAGDAKERARGYRDAMAAAGIEDTDELEFEGGYDRKDGFVAAEAIVASTVRPTAILAANDYCAMGVVSALHTLGIAVPDEIAVAGFDGLMSAKYGVPPLTTARVSIGEIGARAVGRLVARLNGELPEGDFDHQVVPVDLVVRASTATPVSV; this is encoded by the coding sequence ATGAGTGTCACCATCCATGATGTCGCGCGCCGTGCGGGCGTGTCGATCGCGACCGTGTCGCGTGTGCTCAACAACACGTGCAAGGTCCGCGAGGACAAGCGCCTCCTCGTTCTCGAAGCAGCCCGGGACCTGGGCTACTCACCCAATCCGGCGGCTCTCAGCCTGCTCAACAAGAAGACCGGCGCCCTCGGCGTGCTCCTGCCGTCGGTCCACGGGGAGTTCTTCTCCGAGTTGCTGAACACGCTCGACGAGGCCGCGCGGGAGAACGAACTCATCCTCGTCATTTCGACGTCGCACCGCCACGAGGCCGAGTTCCAGAAGGCCATGCAGTTTCTCGACAAGCGGGTCGATGGGCTGATCGTCATGGCGCCGGAGCTCGACGCGCCTGCCGCGGCGTCGATCCTTCACACGGGCGCGCCGGTGGTGTTCATCAACACCTACGCCGAGGGCCTCCCCGCCGACGTGTTCAACTTCGACAACTACGGCGGGTCGCGCGCGCTGACCCAGCACCTCCTCGATCAGGGGCATCGCAAGATCGCGCTGGTCCTCGGGCCTCAGACGGCGGGCGATGCGAAAGAGCGCGCCCGCGGGTACCGGGATGCGATGGCCGCTGCAGGGATCGAGGACACCGACGAACTGGAGTTCGAGGGCGGCTACGACCGGAAGGATGGATTCGTCGCGGCCGAGGCGATCGTGGCCAGCACAGTGCGCCCGACCGCCATCCTGGCGGCAAACGACTACTGCGCGATGGGCGTCGTGAGCGCGCTCCATACGCTCGGGATCGCGGTCCCGGACGAGATCGCGGTTGCCGGGTTCGACGGGTTGATGAGCGCCAAGTACGGCGTCCCGCCCCTGACGACGGCGCGCGTCTCGATCGGCGAGATCGGAGCGCGGGCGGTGGGGCGGCTCGTCGCTCGTCTCAATGGCGAGCTGCCCGAAGGCGACTTCGACCATCAGGTGGTGCCCGTCGATCTGGTGGTCCGGGCGTCAACGGCGACGCCGGTGTCCGTCTGA
- the dnaK gene encoding molecular chaperone DnaK yields MGKIIGIDLGTTNSVVAVMEGNEPVVVPNAEGGRTTPSVVAFKKDGERLVGAPAKRQAITNPTNTIASVKRFMGRQFAEVSEEMKTVPYAVTKGDGGVARIEVDAAGDTKLYTPQEVSAMVLGKLKQTAEDYLGERVTEAVITVPAYFNDAQRKATKEAGQIAGLEVKRILNEPTAAALAYGLDKKQEDEVIAVYDLGGGTYDISILELGDGVFEVKSTNGDTHLGGDDFDQRLIDWIADEFKRTDDVDLRTDPMALQRLKEAAEKAKIELSAASQTTINLPFITATQEGPKHLTLDLTRAKFEQLVDDLVRRTIPPMEKALADAGLTKTQVDEIILVGGSSRIPRIQEVVKEFFGKAPNKSVNPDEVVAVGAAIQGGVLSGDVTDVLLLDVTPLNLGIETLGGVMTALIPANTTIPTRKSETFSTASDNQPSVEIHVLQGDRAMSVDNRTIGRFHLDGIPPAPRGLPQIEVTFDIDADGILSVSAKDKATGKEQSIRIEASSGLSEQEIEAMRRAAREHASEDAQRKESIDKLNQADSLIFSTEKNLAEYGDKIPAEKKAAIEAGVERLKEVHKNQDLDQLDSAIEQLNTAWSAASEDLYRAQQAEAEAGGAQAAADAQANGGATPAAEEADFEVVDEGDTN; encoded by the coding sequence ATGGGCAAGATCATCGGCATCGACCTCGGCACGACCAACTCCGTCGTGGCCGTCATGGAGGGCAACGAACCTGTCGTCGTCCCCAACGCGGAAGGCGGGCGGACGACCCCCTCCGTCGTCGCGTTCAAGAAAGACGGCGAGCGGCTCGTCGGCGCGCCGGCCAAGCGGCAGGCCATCACCAACCCGACCAACACCATCGCCTCGGTGAAGCGGTTCATGGGGCGGCAGTTTGCGGAGGTCTCCGAGGAGATGAAGACCGTGCCGTACGCCGTCACCAAGGGCGACGGCGGCGTGGCCCGCATCGAGGTGGACGCCGCAGGCGACACCAAGCTCTACACGCCGCAGGAGGTCTCGGCGATGGTCCTCGGCAAGCTCAAGCAGACCGCCGAGGACTACCTCGGCGAGCGCGTCACCGAGGCGGTCATCACCGTTCCGGCCTACTTCAACGATGCCCAGCGCAAGGCCACCAAGGAGGCGGGCCAGATCGCGGGCCTGGAGGTCAAGCGCATCCTGAACGAGCCCACCGCCGCCGCGCTGGCGTACGGCCTCGACAAGAAGCAGGAGGACGAGGTCATCGCGGTCTACGACCTCGGCGGCGGCACCTACGACATCTCGATCCTGGAGCTCGGCGACGGCGTCTTCGAGGTCAAGTCCACCAACGGCGACACGCACCTCGGCGGCGACGACTTCGACCAGCGCCTCATCGACTGGATCGCGGACGAGTTCAAGCGGACCGACGACGTGGACCTGCGGACCGACCCGATGGCTCTCCAGCGCCTCAAGGAGGCCGCGGAGAAGGCCAAGATCGAGCTCTCGGCCGCCTCCCAGACGACCATCAACCTGCCGTTCATCACGGCCACTCAGGAGGGTCCGAAGCACCTCACGCTGGACCTGACGCGCGCCAAGTTCGAGCAGCTCGTCGACGACCTCGTGCGCCGTACCATCCCCCCGATGGAGAAGGCCCTCGCGGATGCCGGGCTCACCAAGACCCAGGTGGACGAGATCATCCTCGTGGGCGGCTCCTCGCGCATCCCCAGGATTCAGGAGGTCGTCAAGGAGTTCTTCGGCAAGGCGCCCAACAAGTCGGTCAACCCGGACGAGGTCGTCGCCGTGGGCGCGGCCATCCAGGGCGGCGTCCTCTCGGGCGACGTGACGGACGTGCTGCTGCTCGACGTGACCCCGCTCAACCTGGGCATCGAGACCCTCGGCGGCGTCATGACGGCGCTCATCCCGGCCAACACGACCATCCCGACGCGCAAGTCGGAGACGTTCTCGACGGCCTCGGACAACCAGCCGTCGGTCGAGATCCACGTGCTCCAGGGCGACCGCGCCATGTCGGTCGACAACCGCACCATCGGCCGCTTCCACCTCGACGGCATTCCGCCCGCCCCGCGCGGCCTGCCCCAGATCGAGGTCACGTTCGACATCGACGCCGACGGCATCCTGTCGGTCTCGGCCAAGGACAAGGCGACCGGCAAGGAGCAGTCGATCCGCATCGAGGCGTCGTCGGGCCTCTCGGAGCAGGAGATCGAGGCCATGCGCCGCGCCGCCCGTGAGCACGCCTCCGAGGACGCGCAGCGCAAGGAGTCGATCGACAAGCTCAACCAGGCCGACAGCCTGATCTTCTCGACCGAGAAGAACCTCGCCGAGTACGGCGACAAGATCCCGGCGGAGAAGAAGGCGGCCATCGAGGCCGGTGTGGAGCGTCTCAAGGAGGTCCACAAGAACCAGGACCTCGATCAGCTGGACTCGGCCATCGAGCAGCTCAACACGGCGTGGAGCGCGGCCTCGGAGGACCTCTACCGGGCCCAGCAGGCGGAGGCTGAAGCGGGCGGCGCGCAGGCAGCCGCCGACGCGCAGGCCAATGGCGGCGCCACGCCGGCCGCCGAGGAGGCGGACTTCGAGGTCGTCGACGAGGGGGACACGAACTAG
- a CDS encoding L-threonylcarbamoyladenylate synthase, protein MRTLLTRDPDEAAAVLRRGGLCVLPTETVYGLAALAYDADAVRRVFEAKGRPSDNPLIVHLGEAAEADEVAHVTALGGDLLRAFAPGPLTVVLPARPGLPPAVTAGLGTVAVRVPLAPLARAVLRSTGPLVAPSANRSGRPSPTTWAAAAEDLDGRVDAILQGPPTTVGLESTVVDATGDVPLVLRPGAVTLDALEAQFPASRAVAAEAEQTRRSPGTRHRHYAPRAQVHLVAPGDASPSGDAAWIGLSPPPSGYALATVCPDVEAYARQLFDAFRRADAAQLSRIDAEAVPEVGLGVAVMDRLRRAAAG, encoded by the coding sequence GTGCGCACGCTCCTGACGCGAGACCCCGACGAAGCCGCCGCCGTGCTCCGGCGCGGAGGGCTGTGCGTGCTGCCCACAGAGACGGTCTACGGGCTCGCCGCGCTCGCCTACGACGCCGACGCGGTGCGGCGCGTGTTCGAGGCCAAGGGGCGGCCGTCGGACAACCCCCTCATCGTCCACCTCGGAGAGGCCGCCGAGGCGGACGAGGTAGCGCACGTCACCGCCCTCGGGGGGGACCTGCTCCGCGCCTTCGCGCCGGGACCGCTGACCGTGGTCCTGCCTGCGCGCCCGGGCCTGCCGCCTGCCGTCACGGCTGGGCTCGGCACCGTCGCCGTGCGCGTGCCCTTGGCGCCGCTGGCGCGCGCCGTGCTGCGGTCGACCGGCCCCCTGGTCGCCCCATCAGCCAACCGGAGCGGACGTCCGAGTCCGACGACCTGGGCGGCGGCGGCCGAGGACCTCGACGGGCGGGTCGATGCCATCCTGCAGGGTCCGCCGACGACCGTCGGGCTGGAATCGACCGTGGTCGACGCCACGGGCGACGTGCCGCTGGTGTTGCGACCGGGGGCCGTGACGCTGGACGCTCTCGAGGCGCAGTTTCCGGCGTCTCGCGCTGTCGCCGCCGAGGCAGAGCAGACGCGCCGTTCACCCGGCACCCGGCACCGCCACTACGCACCGCGGGCTCAGGTGCACCTCGTCGCACCAGGCGATGCCTCTCCGTCGGGCGACGCCGCCTGGATCGGCCTCTCCCCTCCCCCGTCCGGCTATGCGCTCGCCACGGTCTGCCCCGACGTGGAGGCCTACGCGCGCCAGTTGTTCGACGCGTTCCGCCGTGCCGATGCCGCCCAGCTCTCCCGCATCGACGCCGAGGCGGTGCCGGAGGTCGGCCTGGGGGTCGCCGTCATGGACCGGCTCCGACGGGCCGCAGCGGGCTGA
- the recA gene encoding recombinase RecA: MAKSPATIPADAAAKSKALDLAMKQIDKQFGKGAVMKMGDAPPVEMDAISTGSLTLDHALGIGGVPRGRIIEIYGPESSGKTTLATQIIAEAQKLGGTCAFIDAEHAFDPTYAEKLGVNTDDLLMSQPDTGEQALEICDMLVRSGAIDVVVIDSVAALVPKAEIEGEMGASHVGIQARLMSQALRKITGTIKRTNTILIFINQIRMKIGVMFGSPETTAGGRALKFYASVRMDIRRIGAIKDGQEVTGNRTRVKIVKNKVAPPFRQAEFDIIYGEGVSSLGELIDLGLEHDVIQKSGSWYSYGEERIGQGREATKEWLKTNDDRREAVKQAVKIALGMMPDPDAPAPEAPETSVEEDELVDA, from the coding sequence ATGGCGAAGTCTCCCGCAACCATTCCCGCCGACGCTGCGGCCAAGTCGAAAGCCCTCGACCTGGCCATGAAGCAGATCGACAAGCAATTCGGCAAAGGCGCCGTCATGAAGATGGGCGACGCCCCGCCGGTCGAGATGGACGCCATCTCGACGGGCTCGCTGACGCTCGACCACGCGCTCGGCATCGGCGGCGTGCCCCGCGGCCGCATCATCGAGATCTACGGCCCCGAGTCGTCCGGCAAGACGACGCTGGCGACCCAGATCATCGCCGAGGCGCAGAAGCTCGGTGGCACCTGCGCCTTCATCGACGCCGAGCACGCCTTCGACCCGACCTATGCTGAGAAGCTGGGCGTCAACACGGACGACCTCCTGATGTCTCAGCCGGACACCGGCGAGCAGGCGCTCGAGATCTGCGACATGCTGGTCCGCTCCGGCGCCATCGACGTGGTCGTGATCGACTCCGTCGCCGCGCTCGTGCCGAAGGCTGAGATCGAGGGCGAGATGGGCGCCAGCCACGTCGGCATCCAGGCCCGGCTCATGAGCCAGGCGCTCCGCAAGATCACCGGCACCATCAAGCGGACCAACACGATCCTGATCTTCATCAACCAGATCCGGATGAAGATCGGCGTCATGTTTGGCAGCCCCGAGACGACTGCCGGTGGCCGCGCGCTCAAGTTCTACGCGTCGGTCCGTATGGACATCCGCCGCATCGGCGCCATCAAGGACGGCCAGGAGGTGACGGGCAACCGGACGCGCGTCAAGATCGTGAAGAACAAGGTGGCGCCGCCGTTCCGGCAGGCCGAGTTCGACATCATCTACGGCGAGGGCGTCTCCAGCCTCGGCGAGCTGATCGACCTCGGGCTGGAGCACGACGTGATCCAGAAGTCGGGCTCGTGGTACTCGTATGGCGAGGAGCGCATCGGCCAGGGTCGCGAGGCCACCAAGGAGTGGCTGAAGACCAACGACGACCGCCGCGAGGCCGTCAAGCAGGCGGTCAAGATCGCGCTGGGCATGATGCCCGACCCCGACGCGCCGGCTCCGGAAGCCCCCGAGACTTCGGTCGAGGAGGACGAACTCGTCGACGCGTAG
- a CDS encoding phosphatase PAP2 family protein: MRLVLSLIALTLTAPLAAQPAAVDTTALPPKTEPYEVGLLLSVYAWENPAVVVPLRVVNETAYPVYFGAAPALWAGAALADADLDPALRLTVAQAANFGVTFALKNLINRPRPYVAVEGVSARDRGHQGDEVFDPHSFPSGHTSTAFVIATSVSLSYPEWYVVLPAAAWAGTMGVARVWHGVHYPSDVLAGAAIGMATGAAVHFLMPDVFGDEAAAQPVRIVIPL; this comes from the coding sequence ATGCGTCTCGTCCTGTCTCTGATCGCCCTCACCCTCACCGCTCCTCTGGCGGCCCAGCCTGCTGCCGTCGACACGACGGCGCTGCCGCCCAAGACCGAGCCGTACGAAGTGGGGCTGCTCCTGTCCGTGTACGCGTGGGAGAACCCGGCCGTGGTGGTGCCGCTCCGCGTCGTGAACGAGACGGCCTATCCGGTCTACTTCGGCGCGGCGCCCGCGCTCTGGGCCGGGGCTGCCCTGGCCGACGCCGATCTCGATCCGGCCCTCCGGCTGACCGTCGCGCAGGCGGCCAACTTCGGGGTGACGTTCGCCCTGAAGAACCTCATCAACCGGCCCCGGCCCTACGTCGCGGTGGAGGGGGTCTCGGCGCGCGACCGCGGCCACCAGGGCGACGAGGTGTTCGACCCGCACTCGTTTCCCTCCGGTCACACCTCGACGGCCTTCGTGATCGCGACGTCGGTCAGCCTGAGCTACCCCGAGTGGTACGTGGTCCTGCCGGCGGCGGCATGGGCGGGCACGATGGGCGTGGCGCGCGTCTGGCACGGGGTCCACTACCCGAGCGACGTGCTGGCGGGAGCGGCCATCGGCATGGCGACGGGCGCGGCGGTCCACTTCCTGATGCCGGACGTGTTCGGGGACGAGGCCGCGGCCCAGCCGGTCCGGATCGTGATCCCGCTGTGA
- a CDS encoding Rid family hydrolase, translating into MSRRTVTSGAEWEAVYGYRRAVRLGDVIAVAGTTAPGPDAYVQASAAFRIALDALAELGGRPEDVIRTRMFVVDMADAEAVGRAHAEAFGAHPPAATMLAVSALIAPDLLVEVEVDAVVKRDATP; encoded by the coding sequence GTGAGCCGCCGGACGGTCACGAGTGGCGCAGAGTGGGAAGCGGTGTATGGCTACCGCCGAGCCGTTCGCCTCGGGGACGTGATCGCGGTGGCCGGGACGACGGCGCCTGGGCCGGACGCGTACGTCCAGGCATCGGCGGCCTTCCGCATCGCCCTGGACGCACTGGCCGAATTGGGCGGTCGCCCCGAGGATGTGATTCGCACCCGCATGTTCGTGGTCGACATGGCCGACGCGGAGGCGGTCGGGCGAGCCCACGCGGAGGCGTTCGGCGCTCACCCACCCGCGGCGACGATGCTGGCGGTCTCGGCGCTCATCGCGCCGGACTTGCTCGTCGAGGTGGAGGTAGACGCGGTCGTGAAGCGCGACGCGACACCGTAG
- a CDS encoding competence/damage-inducible protein A — MTGLLLTVGDEILLGQIVNTNAAWLGERLAEVGVDVLRSETVRDDVDAIVTAIDRATDDGAALIVVTGGLGPTHDDVTKEAVARAFGVGVTVRPDVLTWIENRYAARGRTMPAVGRLMAEVPDGFEPLHNPKGSAPGLWGTRDLDDGRRQIVAMMPGVPHEMKVLAEEAVLPRLAALQDAVVLSRTLLTAGKGESDLAAMIGEQVEGLPEGLTLAYLPGLGEVRLRITARGADREAAQHALDAATDAVRDGLGTLVYGEERTTLAAVVNEALRERGLRLAVAESCTGGAIASRVTEVPGASGVFQGGVIAYSNEAKTDLLGVPADLIEVEGAVSEAVALAMAAGARTRFGADIGVSTTGIAGPGGGTPEKPVGTVWLAYDDGVSTRAVCLQFTPDRATNIALSVTAVLNLVRRQLLRGA; from the coding sequence ATGACCGGTCTCCTCCTCACCGTCGGCGACGAGATCCTCCTCGGCCAGATCGTCAACACGAACGCCGCCTGGTTGGGCGAGCGCCTCGCCGAGGTCGGCGTGGACGTGCTCCGCAGCGAGACAGTGCGCGACGACGTGGACGCCATCGTGACTGCCATCGACCGAGCCACCGACGATGGGGCGGCTCTCATCGTCGTCACCGGCGGCCTCGGCCCAACGCACGACGACGTCACGAAGGAGGCCGTGGCGCGCGCGTTCGGCGTCGGTGTCACCGTTCGCCCGGACGTGCTGACCTGGATCGAGAATCGCTACGCGGCCCGCGGGCGGACGATGCCCGCCGTCGGGCGCCTCATGGCCGAGGTGCCGGACGGGTTCGAGCCGCTCCACAACCCCAAGGGCAGCGCGCCCGGCCTCTGGGGCACGCGCGACCTCGACGACGGCCGCCGCCAGATCGTGGCGATGATGCCCGGCGTCCCGCACGAGATGAAGGTGCTCGCCGAAGAAGCCGTGCTGCCGCGGCTGGCGGCGCTCCAGGACGCCGTTGTGCTCTCGCGGACGCTGCTGACGGCGGGGAAGGGGGAGAGCGACCTCGCAGCCATGATCGGCGAGCAGGTCGAGGGACTCCCCGAGGGGCTGACGCTGGCCTACCTCCCCGGCCTCGGTGAAGTGCGCCTCCGGATCACGGCTCGTGGGGCCGACCGGGAAGCCGCCCAACACGCTCTCGACGCGGCCACGGATGCCGTTCGCGACGGACTCGGAACGCTCGTCTACGGGGAGGAGCGGACGACGCTAGCGGCGGTCGTCAACGAGGCGCTGCGGGAGCGCGGGCTGCGGCTGGCCGTCGCCGAGAGCTGCACCGGCGGGGCCATCGCCAGCCGCGTCACGGAGGTTCCCGGTGCGAGCGGTGTGTTCCAGGGAGGCGTGATCGCCTACAGCAACGAAGCCAAGACCGACCTCCTCGGCGTCCCCGCCGACCTGATCGAGGTGGAGGGAGCGGTCAGCGAGGCCGTCGCGCTCGCCATGGCCGCAGGGGCCCGCACGCGGTTCGGCGCCGACATCGGGGTCTCCACGACCGGCATCGCGGGACCCGGCGGCGGAACGCCCGAAAAGCCCGTCGGGACGGTGTGGCTCGCCTACGACGACGGCGTCTCGACGCGCGCCGTCTGCCTGCAGTTCACGCCGGACCGGGCGACCAACATCGCCCTTTCCGTGACAGCCGTGCTCAACCTCGTCCGGCGTCAGCTGCTTCGAGGCGCGTAG
- the pyrE gene encoding orotate phosphoribosyltransferase — protein sequence MTPADAIARDLLAVGAVSLRPDAPFTWASGRLSPVYTDNRLLLSVPDVRDRVAKAFLGALQALGGHVDAVSGTATAGIPHGALLADRARLPFSYVRGAAKGHGRQNRIEGRVEAGQQVVLVEDLVSTGGSVLSAAEALREAGAEVAAVLAVFSYGFAEADQAFGTAGVPLVTLTDFAALARAAQETGALGPDAWAVLRDWRDDPAAWSVARGGAG from the coding sequence ATGACTCCTGCCGACGCCATCGCCCGCGACCTGCTCGCGGTCGGCGCGGTGTCGCTCCGCCCCGACGCGCCGTTCACGTGGGCCTCGGGCCGCCTCTCGCCGGTCTACACCGACAACCGGCTGCTGCTGTCGGTGCCGGACGTCCGCGACCGGGTCGCGAAGGCGTTCCTCGGCGCTCTGCAGGCCCTCGGCGGGCACGTGGACGCGGTGTCGGGCACAGCGACGGCAGGGATCCCACACGGCGCGCTGCTGGCCGACCGCGCACGCCTACCGTTCAGCTATGTCCGGGGCGCGGCCAAGGGGCACGGGCGCCAAAACCGGATCGAGGGGCGGGTCGAGGCCGGGCAACAGGTCGTCCTGGTGGAGGATCTCGTTTCGACCGGTGGCTCGGTCCTCAGCGCCGCCGAGGCGCTCCGGGAGGCGGGCGCGGAGGTGGCGGCCGTGCTCGCCGTGTTCTCCTACGGCTTCGCCGAGGCGGACCAGGCCTTCGGTACTGCGGGCGTGCCGCTGGTGACGCTGACGGACTTCGCCGCCCTCGCGCGAGCCGCGCAGGAGACCGGCGCCCTCGGCCCCGACGCCTGGGCGGTCCTCCGCGATTGGCGCGACGACCCGGCCGCGTGGAGCGTAGCCCGTGGCGGGGCGGGGTAG